The Chitinophaga sp. H8 genome contains a region encoding:
- a CDS encoding UbiA family prenyltransferase, producing the protein MLKASTIQLLRFPFSWLLLPVYLFALSMAGQVNWWYALGSFILIHLLLYPASNGYNSYMDRDEGSIGGVKDPMAPTRELYVVSGLMDIAGAVLALTISMNFALCYVIYIIFSRLYSYRGVRLKQYPLTGYLTVVLNQGALVFYMVYVNVSKTGEAVPWQGLVISTLLIGAFYPITQIYQHDQDRKDGVTTISYRLGVRGTFLYCGSLYLAAFALLAIYLHHAGHFGYFIILQVWYLPVIVLFLRWAWQCWQDKSAADFQRTMRMNWVAATCTNMAFISVIIYKHFG; encoded by the coding sequence TTGTTAAAAGCATCCACCATACAACTGTTAAGGTTCCCTTTTTCCTGGCTGTTATTACCTGTTTATCTTTTTGCATTATCCATGGCCGGCCAGGTGAACTGGTGGTATGCTTTGGGGAGTTTTATTCTCATACACCTGTTGCTGTATCCTGCCAGTAATGGGTACAACAGCTATATGGACCGTGACGAAGGCAGTATTGGCGGCGTAAAAGACCCCATGGCGCCTACCAGGGAGCTATATGTGGTAAGTGGCCTTATGGATATCGCCGGAGCAGTACTGGCATTGACCATTAGCATGAACTTTGCCTTATGCTATGTTATTTATATTATTTTTTCCCGGCTTTACAGCTACCGGGGTGTACGGCTAAAGCAGTATCCCCTGACCGGTTACCTGACGGTGGTATTGAACCAGGGCGCACTTGTTTTTTATATGGTCTATGTGAATGTAAGCAAAACGGGGGAGGCTGTACCCTGGCAGGGATTGGTGATCAGCACCTTGCTGATAGGCGCTTTTTACCCCATCACACAGATCTACCAGCATGATCAGGACCGGAAAGATGGCGTTACCACGATCAGTTACCGGCTGGGGGTAAGAGGTACTTTTCTGTATTGTGGCAGTTTGTATCTGGCAGCATTTGCACTGCTGGCCATTTATCTTCATCATGCAGGGCACTTCGGGTATTTTATTATTTTGCAGGTATGGTATCTGCCGGTGATCGTGTTGTTTCTGAGATGGGCATGGCAGTGCTGGCAGGATAAAAGTGCCGCTGATTTTCAGCGTACCATGCGGATGAACTGGGTAGCAGCTACCTGTACCAATATGGCATTTATTTCAGTAATTATATACAAACATTTTGGCTAA
- a CDS encoding YceI family protein, whose amino-acid sequence MLRAILWISILLSPFSRLLAQQYIPVDEGSSVQFRIVNHLVFTTTVNGYLKGLKGTIRFNPEEPKAALFDVSVAVNTISTGINMRDKDLKKEKYFNAEQYPVIHLRSNSVTATDKKGVYHLSAALTIRGITKNISFPFTATPVNGGYLFKGTFQIKRLDFNVGTDNAIEDQLTVMLEVTARKQ is encoded by the coding sequence ATGTTGCGAGCAATCTTATGGATAAGCATTTTACTGTCACCATTCAGCCGGCTGCTGGCTCAACAGTATATACCGGTGGATGAAGGTTCCTCCGTTCAGTTTAGAATTGTCAATCACCTGGTATTTACCACCACCGTCAATGGTTATTTAAAAGGGCTTAAAGGGACGATCCGGTTTAACCCGGAAGAACCCAAAGCAGCATTGTTTGATGTATCCGTAGCCGTGAATACGATCAGTACCGGCATTAATATGCGGGATAAGGACCTGAAAAAAGAAAAATACTTTAACGCGGAGCAATACCCTGTCATCCATTTACGCAGCAATAGTGTTACTGCTACAGATAAAAAAGGTGTCTACCATTTATCTGCCGCTTTGACCATCAGGGGCATTACTAAAAATATTTCTTTCCCTTTTACAGCTACACCTGTCAATGGTGGTTATCTTTTTAAAGGTACCTTTCAGATAAAACGGCTTGACTTTAATGTAGGCACCGATAATGCGATAGAGGACCAGCTGACCGTTATGCTGGAAGTAACTGCCAGAAAGCAATAA
- a CDS encoding aldehyde dehydrogenase family protein, with protein MEIINPATGTVIQTVAEDGKAGLDAKLAVLKAAQPAWAALPLTQRVDILRQFSELLESEKNTLAATLTAEMGKPLQQAVNEINGARTRIKWLLENAAKYLAEEMMSDGAGMQEKITYEPLGVICNISAWNYPYLVGVNVFVPALMAGNAVMYKPSEYTTLTGLHIEKLLKQAGVPEGVFQVAVGRKETGEILLDLGFDGYFFTGSYKTGKHIYERVAAKMVPCQLELGGKDPIYIADDIADVKAVAAGTADGAFYNNGQSCCAVERIYVQEGVYYAYIAEFVKEVQSWKMGSPSEAGVYLGPVTRKEQLEELEKQVQDALDKGATLLTGGKRVPGEGYYFEPTVITGVTPDMRLMREESFGPVIGIMKVSSDAEALKQMQDTEYGLTAGVFSASRDRATAMLSQIDAGTGYWNCCDRVSAAVPWSGRKHSGIGATLSHQGIRAFTRPKAWHLRG; from the coding sequence ATGGAAATCATAAATCCTGCTACCGGGACAGTCATCCAAACGGTAGCTGAAGATGGAAAAGCAGGTCTGGATGCGAAGCTGGCAGTATTAAAAGCCGCGCAGCCAGCCTGGGCAGCATTACCCCTGACACAGCGGGTAGACATCCTCCGGCAGTTCAGTGAACTACTGGAAAGTGAAAAAAATACGCTGGCCGCCACCCTGACGGCAGAAATGGGCAAGCCCCTGCAACAGGCGGTGAATGAAATAAATGGAGCCCGTACCCGTATCAAGTGGTTGCTGGAAAATGCTGCAAAATACCTGGCGGAAGAGATGATGAGTGATGGTGCCGGTATGCAGGAGAAAATAACCTACGAGCCTTTAGGTGTGATCTGTAATATTTCTGCCTGGAACTATCCTTACCTGGTAGGAGTTAACGTATTTGTACCGGCATTGATGGCGGGGAATGCAGTAATGTACAAACCGTCTGAATATACTACGCTGACGGGCCTGCATATAGAAAAGCTGCTGAAGCAGGCAGGGGTGCCGGAAGGGGTATTCCAGGTAGCTGTTGGCAGGAAGGAAACCGGCGAAATACTGCTGGATCTGGGATTTGATGGGTATTTCTTTACCGGCTCGTATAAAACCGGCAAACATATCTATGAAAGGGTAGCTGCTAAAATGGTACCCTGCCAGCTGGAGCTGGGAGGTAAGGACCCTATATACATTGCAGATGATATTGCGGATGTAAAAGCGGTAGCCGCCGGAACGGCAGACGGTGCTTTTTACAACAATGGCCAGAGCTGTTGTGCGGTAGAAAGGATCTATGTACAGGAGGGGGTTTATTATGCGTATATCGCCGAGTTTGTGAAAGAGGTGCAGTCCTGGAAGATGGGTAGCCCATCCGAGGCGGGCGTATACCTGGGGCCTGTGACCCGGAAGGAACAGCTGGAAGAACTGGAAAAACAGGTGCAGGACGCACTGGACAAAGGTGCTACCTTGCTTACCGGTGGAAAAAGAGTACCGGGGGAAGGCTATTATTTTGAACCTACTGTTATTACAGGTGTAACACCTGATATGCGTTTGATGCGGGAAGAAAGTTTTGGGCCTGTTATTGGTATTATGAAAGTAAGCAGCGACGCAGAGGCTTTAAAACAAATGCAGGATACGGAGTATGGGCTTACCGCAGGTGTATTTTCCGCCAGCCGGGACAGGGCTACTGCGATGTTATCGCAGATAGATGCCGGCACTGGTTACTGGAACTGCTGCGATCGTGTAAGCGCCGCCGTTCCCTGGAGCGGCAGGAAACACTCCGGCATAGGCGCCACACTTTCCCACCAGGGTATCCGCGCTTTTACAAGACCGAAGGCATGGCATTTGAGGGGATAG
- a CDS encoding gamma-glutamyl-gamma-aminobutyrate hydrolase family protein — protein sequence MAEQLVIGVTDCSKYQIYHNWVQSFAPSCKIIKLGADEGNKDAVKQCSGIVFTGGEDVHPRFYNKPEYLPYCYPDDINEKRDEFELALLQYTQDQQVPVLGICRGLQLANVFFGGTLIPDIPTWGRFNHGKLTDGADRYHPVSIDPDSWLCSLLANTVGGDINSNHHQSADSIGKGLVVNALSPDGVVEGLERIHAAGAPFLGLVQWHPERINKPENPFRKHLGTAFLKALKQL from the coding sequence GTGGCGGAACAATTAGTAATAGGTGTAACAGATTGCAGCAAATACCAGATCTACCATAACTGGGTGCAGTCTTTTGCTCCTTCCTGTAAGATCATAAAATTAGGCGCGGACGAAGGTAACAAAGATGCCGTAAAGCAGTGCAGTGGTATTGTATTTACCGGCGGAGAAGATGTACATCCGCGGTTTTATAACAAACCGGAATATCTTCCTTACTGCTACCCGGACGATATCAACGAAAAGCGGGATGAATTTGAGCTGGCGCTATTGCAATATACTCAGGACCAGCAGGTACCGGTATTAGGTATCTGCCGGGGTTTGCAACTGGCCAATGTTTTTTTCGGCGGTACCCTTATCCCGGACATTCCCACCTGGGGGCGCTTTAATCATGGCAAGCTGACAGATGGGGCAGACCGCTATCACCCCGTATCCATAGATCCTGACTCCTGGTTATGCAGCCTATTAGCAAATACTGTGGGGGGAGATATCAACAGCAATCATCACCAAAGTGCCGATAGCATAGGTAAGGGCCTGGTGGTAAATGCCTTATCGCCTGATGGGGTAGTAGAAGGCCTTGAACGGATACATGCTGCAGGAGCACCTTTTCTGGGATTGGTACAATGGCATCCGGAAAGGATCAACAAGCCGGAAAACCCGTTCCGGAAACACCTGGGTACCGCCTTCTTAAAAGCCTTAAAGCAATTATAA
- a CDS encoding iron-containing alcohol dehydrogenase, whose translation MFGDKIYQYNFPTTIRFGAGVVKELPAYLKANNLKHPLLVTDPTIAGLPFFKAIVNDLNQQQIHAEVFSDTHKNPVKSDVYKGTEVWDHTNRDCIIGIGGGAAIDIARAIVLRVNHREDLFKYDDLVGGDVYVTNDVPHFVAIPTTAGTGSEVGRSAIIADDDTHQKKILFSPKLMVKIVFADPLLTMDLPAAITAATGMDALTHNMEAFIAKNPHPLCEGIALEGIYLIKNSLQKAVLQPDLESRSNMLMASMMGAIAFQKGLGVVHSLAHPLSSLLDTHHGLANAVNIPYGMEFNIAGFEDKFRRIARTLELREETGSAVVQYLFELNASIHIPAKLRDIGVKETHIDTLSDLAIADFAHPNNPKPVSREDFKQLYLKAL comes from the coding sequence ATGTTCGGAGATAAAATATACCAGTATAATTTCCCCACTACCATACGTTTTGGGGCTGGGGTGGTAAAGGAACTGCCTGCCTACCTGAAAGCCAATAACTTAAAACATCCTTTGCTGGTAACAGATCCTACCATTGCGGGACTGCCTTTCTTTAAAGCCATTGTGAACGACCTCAATCAACAGCAGATCCATGCGGAGGTGTTTTCAGATACACATAAAAACCCGGTGAAATCGGATGTATATAAAGGTACAGAAGTATGGGACCATACTAACCGGGATTGTATCATTGGCATTGGCGGCGGTGCTGCCATCGATATTGCCCGGGCAATTGTACTGCGGGTAAATCACCGGGAAGACCTTTTTAAATATGACGACCTGGTAGGAGGGGATGTATATGTGACCAATGATGTACCGCATTTTGTAGCGATACCTACTACCGCAGGAACCGGTAGTGAGGTAGGACGCAGTGCCATCATTGCAGACGATGACACCCATCAGAAGAAAATACTGTTCTCTCCCAAGCTGATGGTGAAGATCGTATTTGCAGATCCTCTGCTTACTATGGACCTGCCTGCTGCTATTACCGCAGCTACAGGCATGGATGCTTTAACGCATAACATGGAGGCATTCATTGCCAAAAATCCACATCCGCTTTGTGAAGGTATTGCACTGGAAGGTATCTATCTGATTAAGAACTCCCTGCAAAAAGCGGTATTGCAGCCCGACCTGGAATCGCGGAGCAATATGCTGATGGCTTCCATGATGGGAGCAATTGCTTTTCAGAAGGGGTTGGGGGTAGTGCATTCCCTGGCACATCCCTTGTCGTCCCTGCTGGATACCCATCACGGACTGGCCAATGCGGTCAACATTCCCTATGGAATGGAATTTAATATCGCAGGATTTGAAGACAAGTTCAGGCGTATTGCCCGCACACTGGAACTACGGGAAGAAACCGGCAGTGCTGTGGTACAATACCTGTTTGAGTTGAATGCCAGCATTCATATTCCTGCAAAACTGCGGGATATCGGCGTAAAAGAAACACATATTGACACCTTATCAGATCTGGCTATTGCCGACTTTGCACATCCTAATAATCCGAAACCGGTAAGCAGGGAAGATTTTAAACAGTTATACCTGAAAGCGCTGTAA
- a CDS encoding glutamine synthetase family protein, with the protein MTTEEILNYVKQHPSGKVKVAVTDLDGVLRGKYIAVDKFLSITEGKMGFCDVVFGWDMNDAAYDNVKFTGWHSGYPDAGVKLDLRTFRKIPWENDVPFFLGEFVDPQEAPAAVCPRQLLQKVLRDSEQLGYKPCFAQEFEWFNFAETPDSIHAKDFKNMTALTPGMFGYSILRSTLKGDFMTDLFDLLKRFDVPLEGLHTETGPGVYEAAIVHTDILMAADRAVLFKTAVKEIAYRHGVMATFMAKWNESLPGCGGHVHQSLWDSAGNENVFYDAKHPQYMSEVMQQYVAGQLYCLPHILPMYAPVINSYKRLVEGAWAPTTLTWGIDNRTVALRVLAGGKKSTRLETRVIGADTNPYLAMAACLASGLYGIRHQLKLEQPATTGNGYRDYSYGTLPRNLDEATRQMKNSPVAKELFGDTFVEHFALTREWEWKQYAKAVTDWELKRYFEII; encoded by the coding sequence ATGACAACTGAGGAAATACTTAACTACGTTAAACAACATCCTTCCGGAAAAGTAAAAGTAGCCGTGACAGACCTGGATGGTGTGTTAAGAGGTAAATATATTGCGGTAGACAAATTCCTGTCTATCACCGAAGGTAAAATGGGTTTCTGTGATGTGGTATTTGGATGGGATATGAATGATGCCGCTTATGACAATGTAAAATTTACCGGCTGGCATTCGGGATACCCGGATGCAGGCGTGAAACTGGACCTGCGCACTTTCCGCAAAATACCCTGGGAAAATGACGTGCCATTTTTCCTGGGTGAATTTGTAGACCCGCAGGAAGCCCCCGCAGCAGTATGCCCGCGTCAGTTATTGCAAAAAGTATTGCGGGATAGTGAGCAGCTGGGGTATAAACCCTGCTTTGCGCAGGAGTTTGAGTGGTTCAACTTTGCAGAAACACCGGACAGCATTCACGCAAAAGATTTTAAGAACATGACCGCACTTACACCGGGCATGTTCGGATATTCCATTTTACGGTCCACCCTGAAGGGAGATTTTATGACGGACCTGTTTGACCTCTTAAAACGTTTTGATGTGCCGCTGGAAGGGCTGCACACTGAAACAGGCCCCGGCGTATATGAGGCCGCTATTGTACATACGGATATCCTGATGGCAGCCGACAGGGCGGTGCTGTTTAAAACCGCGGTTAAGGAAATTGCTTACCGGCATGGGGTGATGGCTACTTTTATGGCCAAGTGGAATGAGTCGCTCCCGGGTTGCGGGGGGCATGTACACCAGAGCCTGTGGGATAGTGCCGGTAATGAAAATGTATTTTATGATGCGAAACATCCGCAGTACATGAGTGAAGTGATGCAGCAGTATGTAGCCGGACAGCTGTATTGCCTGCCACATATCCTGCCCATGTATGCCCCGGTAATCAATAGTTATAAAAGACTGGTAGAAGGAGCCTGGGCACCTACTACCCTCACCTGGGGGATAGACAACCGTACGGTAGCCCTGCGGGTGCTGGCCGGTGGTAAAAAATCCACCCGCCTGGAAACCAGGGTGATCGGTGCTGATACCAACCCTTACCTGGCGATGGCTGCCTGCCTGGCATCGGGTCTGTATGGTATCCGTCATCAGCTGAAACTGGAGCAGCCGGCCACTACCGGCAACGGCTATAGGGATTATTCCTATGGCACCCTGCCCCGTAACCTGGATGAAGCTACCCGCCAGATGAAAAATTCTCCGGTGGCCAAAGAATTATTTGGTGATACTTTTGTAGAACATTTTGCCCTTACCCGGGAATGGGAATGGAAACAATACGCAAAAGCAGTCACCGACTGGGAACTGAAAAGATATTTTGAGATCATTTAG
- the eat gene encoding ethanolamine permease produces the protein MDNNGLKKTLTPFALWALGVGYVISGMYFGWNLGLEKGGTLGMAVATIVIMVMYVMFSFSYAELACAIPKAGGVFDYAGKALGKELAFISGIAQTVEFIFAPPAIAFAIGAYFNAFYPDIPILASAMVAYFIFTLLNVLGVKLAASFEIIVTVLAVGELLLFAGITAPHFHAPNLTQNALPNGWQGMFAAIPFAIWFFLGIEGVANVAEETKNPQRDILKGFGSAIFTLVILCVLVFTFSVGVGGWEAIVYKNGVSGETSDSPLPLALARITGDNHVMYHLLITVGLFGLVASFHGLILAAGRSTYEMGKVKNLPGIFGKISPRFQTPANALIGNMVIGVLALLSGRTSEIITLSVFGALTLYVISMISLIILRRKQPDMNRPFRVPFYPLFPIVVLVIATVSLLAMFVYNLKLGLIYIGILALSYCLFKIFKAKTVV, from the coding sequence ATGGACAATAACGGTCTAAAAAAGACACTTACGCCATTTGCATTGTGGGCGTTGGGGGTGGGATATGTTATTTCAGGAATGTATTTTGGATGGAATCTCGGATTGGAAAAAGGTGGTACACTAGGCATGGCCGTAGCTACTATCGTGATCATGGTGATGTATGTGATGTTTTCTTTCAGTTATGCAGAGCTGGCTTGCGCCATTCCCAAAGCAGGAGGGGTATTTGATTATGCCGGCAAGGCCCTGGGCAAAGAGCTGGCATTTATTTCCGGGATAGCACAAACAGTGGAATTTATTTTTGCTCCTCCGGCCATTGCCTTTGCTATCGGGGCTTATTTCAACGCATTTTATCCCGACATCCCTATCCTGGCCAGTGCTATGGTGGCCTATTTTATTTTTACGTTACTGAATGTATTAGGGGTGAAGCTGGCAGCTTCCTTCGAGATCATTGTAACCGTGCTGGCAGTGGGCGAACTGCTTTTATTTGCAGGGATTACGGCCCCGCATTTTCATGCACCCAACCTGACCCAGAATGCTCTGCCTAATGGCTGGCAGGGGATGTTTGCCGCCATTCCGTTTGCCATCTGGTTTTTCCTGGGTATTGAAGGGGTGGCCAACGTGGCCGAAGAAACGAAAAATCCCCAGCGCGATATCCTCAAAGGTTTTGGCTCCGCTATTTTTACCCTTGTGATCCTCTGTGTGCTGGTGTTTACCTTTTCGGTAGGCGTGGGAGGATGGGAAGCCATCGTATATAAAAATGGAGTAAGCGGAGAAACCTCTGATTCGCCCTTGCCTTTGGCATTGGCCAGGATCACAGGGGATAACCATGTGATGTATCACCTGCTGATCACAGTAGGATTATTTGGGCTGGTAGCTTCTTTCCACGGGTTGATCCTGGCGGCAGGCCGTTCTACCTATGAAATGGGTAAGGTAAAGAACCTGCCCGGCATCTTCGGAAAGATCTCTCCCCGGTTTCAGACCCCTGCCAACGCCCTGATCGGTAATATGGTCATCGGAGTATTGGCGTTGCTTTCCGGCCGCACTTCCGAAATTATTACGTTATCTGTTTTCGGCGCATTGACCCTGTATGTAATATCTATGATATCCCTGATCATATTACGGCGTAAACAACCGGATATGAACCGCCCTTTCCGGGTACCTTTTTATCCGTTATTTCCAATTGTAGTACTGGTGATCGCTACGGTATCCCTGCTGGCTATGTTTGTATATAACCTTAAATTAGGGCTCATTTACATTGGCATCCTGGCGCTTTCCTATTGCTTATTCAAAATCTTTAAAGCTAAAACCGTTGTATGA